Proteins from a genomic interval of Nocardia sp. BMG51109:
- a CDS encoding TM2 domain-containing protein: MTDPYQQQPGYGPQYGAPGTGPGMGQPGQPVQPGQPAAPYGQPNPYGQPQYGQPGGYPPAPYGQPGGMDPDAPFGRNMYGEPYSDKSKLVAGLLQLFLGSFGVGRFYLGYPGMAVGQIAVTWLTCGIGGIWPLIDSIMILTGKVRDQYGRPLQEN, translated from the coding sequence GTGACTGACCCCTACCAGCAGCAGCCGGGATACGGGCCGCAGTACGGCGCTCCGGGCACCGGTCCGGGCATGGGGCAACCGGGGCAGCCGGTCCAGCCGGGGCAGCCCGCGGCTCCGTACGGTCAGCCCAACCCGTACGGTCAGCCGCAGTACGGCCAGCCGGGCGGGTATCCGCCCGCACCATACGGCCAGCCGGGCGGCATGGATCCGGACGCGCCGTTCGGACGCAACATGTACGGCGAGCCGTACTCCGACAAGTCGAAGCTGGTGGCGGGGCTGCTGCAGCTGTTCCTCGGATCCTTCGGCGTCGGCCGCTTCTACCTGGGGTATCCGGGCATGGCCGTCGGCCAGATCGCCGTCACCTGGCTGACCTGTGGCATCGGCGGCATCTGGCCGCTGATCGACTCGATCATGATCCTGACCGGCAAGGTGCGCGACCAGTACGGCCGCCCGTTGCAGGAGAACTGA